Within Apostichopus japonicus isolate 1M-3 chromosome 23, ASM3797524v1, whole genome shotgun sequence, the genomic segment AAAAACATGTATAATTTTCTCATCCTCCTGTACATTAACCACGTGATAACATCGGAACAAAGAAActttgaagtaaatatatagACAACAATACCCCTATTAATTTACCCCCAGGTACTCTCATTATTTGATCTCTATGCTGGCAATTTACCACCCACGTTATACAGTGATTGAGGCGTCCGCATCAAGCTGGGGTTCCGCCCTTAATGTATACAGACACCCACTCTTAAGGTGATCAACCAAGTTCATCACAACTTTAGTGCACTTAGTAATATTTGATAGGGTGCTGAGAAAAGTACATTATTTGCAGGATCTGCACGTACAATATTTGAAGACAATACCGATTGTAAAATTAAACAATGAGAAGACAATGAAGGGAAATGCAGCGTGCCTTTGAAAGTAACTGTGAGACGCCTGCCGAAGTTTGAACATAACGGAGACTACTTTTTGCCtcttatatatttgttattggcgggagggggtaggggggtggAGGATGTCGGACTGGACTAATGACATCAGCCCCATTAAGCAAGATGTAAAATTGTAGAAATTTACTTAGGGACAAGAGTGGGATAGTTTACTGGAGATGGCAGTATGTCAGTTTGGTTTACAGCATTGTATGGATACGAATTACTGCTTTGTAATACTGTACGTGCCTAAACACATTTCGCGTTTCCCATGCTAAACGATAGATCACGCCGTTTCGATGGCgctattttattatatattaacttgATACAGAGCCGTAGATATCAACAGCTCAGTATCAAGTTCatattaaaggagaaataaacgcTATAGCCTTTTCTGCTTAGAGAATACCGTTTTGAAGTACGCTTTTTTTTCGACAGAAGCAACACGAATGCTTTTCAACCTTAATAATCGATTTAATTGTCACCCATGGCATTCGCAATTTTGTTTGAATTCCGGCAATTTCCACTTGTTTCGTGACGTAGGCGAGCCACATATCTCATTTCAACACATTGAACTAACATTTCCTAAGCGCCGTTCACAATAACTACTGCAATATCTAGTCAAATTATTCTTCCgaatttttgagaaaaaaagaaaacatggatGCATTTGGACTTGGTTGCTATCAAATCGGGCCTGAATACACGATGAAAGAACTGAGACAACGAGACCTAGAGCTTGCTAAACAGATCGCATCTGTGGCCGACACTGGCAGTTACTCTGATGCTAGTACTGCCAACACTAGTAACAGTTCTGCGACGAAGGGGAAAACCTGGCGCTTTTGTGCCTTTTGTACGTCCCATTTCTCTAAAAACCTTCCCCCGTCAGGAATAACATAATATCGTTTTCCCTTCCCTGCTCCTTCCTCTCATGTTTACTCAACCAACTGCTTGGCACTCCGAAATTTTGCACCAAGTTCGGAACAATCTCCAAGAGCAAGTGTACAATTCATATGCAGAGATGGGAATTGTTTGACTTACGACATGTGGTTAGCTGACGTCATTTTTGAAGCAGAGAAAGCAGTTCAGTCCGGATTGTTTGCTATATATGCCAGGTAAAATGAGACTAACTGCTACGGGTGTACACCCCCTCCCAATCAACTTTGGAATCTCATCCGACCTGATTAGTACAGAGTTGCGTTTATAGCTAATTATGAACCTAATTTTTGATCTAGCCATGCCTCAAAATACATAATTTGACATCTAAACGTTtatttttcggggggggggtgagtggcGGGGCTTGAGGACCCAGGTACAACCCCCAGGTGGGAgtagaataaaaaatatcagGGCTATAGCCCCTCCTatataaaatccttcattcgccaCTGGACAATCCATAAAGTTTCATGCTTTTTTCTAAATCAGTAAggggatttaaaaaaaattgtctcaccccctcccctgacACCTTTTGTTATGGGGGGAAATAAACGGCTACATTATTAATATCTCACAGCCAACATACCTTGTTTGTTATGATTGATAACGTCTACCTTTGTGTTCAGTCCTAATTCCCAGTATCGGTTGGACCATCATGACAATGTGACCACATAGCTATATACATTTCTACCTTAACTACAAAATGTGTAGCCAAGTATGTACCACAAATAAGTCATTAATAACCATGACCAACATATAGTTACATTATATTGATGCATTTATTAGCTAGTACTTTTTATACGCATCACGAGACTGGAAGACTCGAATttacaataatattattttcaatgaatgtccattttatttacaactttaatttaaaatgcaatattttcatatttatagcAACTTTGATTTCagttttcaattttaatattttttatttcactttacTTAATCTTTTAACCCTAATTGACCCTCTACATCCAGACCGGGAAGTTTCGACAAGACCACTCTCCTCTTAAATACCTGGACCTACACTAGTCACGTGACCCAACAGTTTCCAAGACAAACGAACATGAAAACAAACTAACTTATAGTTAGTAAacaaatacatgtacatactTGTTCAAACTTATAATATTAATGTGTGAAAGTGTGTAATGTATACGTGTGTTAATAAAAAAGgctgtaataaaaaaaaatgtgttcttaggagaaaaatgttaatacttatcccggaaaaaggtaaaaaaaggCCTCTGAACTCTAAGTTAAAAAAAAGGCCTACTTAGTTTATACTTAATATTACTAACCTTATATACATAATTACCTTATTCTACTTATTACTTACAAACAACAATAATACACACAAAGACAAAAACCACAGACAAACCATTGTCTGAAGAACAATACACAAAAACTGCTGAGTACATGACGTCATCTAGGTCCACTAATATTCCTACAATCTAGGTCTCGTCTACACTTCCGGTCTTTCAAATGGAGggtcaaagaaaaatattaaaatttattaaagGAAGAGGGACCCTCATTTTCGGGACCACACTTCGTGGAAGGTGTGCGTGGCCATCGAGCTGCTCTTGGTCGTTCAAGCTTTTCTTGTGACGGTTTAGTGGCTGCTTCTGTAGCTGTGGGAGGTTCTAAGACTTGTGGTGTTACTGATCTAATACCCGCCGTTTTCTGTGTgagaataaataaagaaaagtcCGCAAAATGGAACTGACAAAGGCACCTAAGAAAAACAACTGGAGATTATCAAAAGAACTTGTCAGTGAAATGTTCGAAAATATTTCAAGATGTTTCAAGATGTTTATCAAGTGAAGACAGCCTTTAAATGTTGGtaacatcacccccccccccccctccccgatcCTCATGATCTCGTATCCATTCCTGTTCATTAAGTATGGGCGAAATTGATAGAGAgaaacaatatattatatactaaaCTAAGGAATTGATTGTAATTCTAAGAGGATCACATCTTTCCAAATTACCGGACGAGCAGATGCGGCTCTACTGATGGACGATCTGATAGTCTCGTCGATTTTGGCAAACTCTCCCTGATCATCTGGCATCGACAGGTTCCATCTCTTGAAGATTGCATTGATGGTTGCCTCCAACTCCTCCGTCGAGTTGGCGTATTTCGGCTCCTCTCCTTCCTCCATCTCCTCTTCGGACATCTCAGCGGTACCGTCGATGTCGATTACCTCCTCCTGCCACTCTTCATTGTCCGGTTCCTCATCCTCTTGAAATATTTCACGACAAACACCCTTCATCTCCTGGAACCGACTATTTGTTCCAGAGAGTGGGATCGGGGCAGGTGTAGAAGGTACAGGTGTTATGCCCTGTGAGATAAAGATATATAAAAAATGTCCGATAGAATGGTTTTAAAGACTGCAGAAATTATTGTGGGGAACAGAATTCGCGCCAATGACGTCAGCAGTGATTGAGCCCTGTACCTCCAACAATTGAACCCATTTGCCTGAAAAAAATTCCCCTTGTTATGAagccaaggggagggggtgtcctcctcccctttggatattttttgcatttccaggtggcctcagatgcaatttggtgcaatgtagcacacttcaacacccactccattttgttaataattttgcattttcacctggccctagatgcaatttggtgctccaaatgagatttttctctcattggaaatgaaaaaggggttttctgacttgcgaagcagggggggggggcggaatgatacttccgccccccatatttttcaatgGGGGGCCCTGGTTCCTACGCCTTTGTAAgttctttctttcaatttacTGGAATATCTGGATCAAGCAATTTGAAACACGGTATGATTGCTATGTAAGACCTACATGAATCTTGAGGATGCCTTCCAAGTCCATCTCCCCCCCAGCCTCCTTGTCCTTCCTCTTCTCCAGTTTGGATGGCAACATCCTCTCGACTTGTGTCTTTATCTGATCAAGCAGGTGTTCAGCATCTTCTTCACCGACGGCATTCCCACTCAAAGTCATGATGTCTCGGAGAAGTTGGATGTTATCTCTGTGATGATTGCAAGAAGTTCTGGCCAATCCTCGGGAGTTGTTGGCGCATGCGCAGTCTTGATCTACTGGAGTTTCATGGTGACCACGGTGGATAATGCGGGTAGCACATTGGGCATTGCCAGTTTCAGGTGCTACGACGAACAAAGAAAAGCAAATTGGAATTACTATCTGGACAACATAACTCGATTTTTATGAGGATAAAAATCATTAACCATTCTTTCATGTGCAACGTTTTTTTAAGGACATTCACTACAAAAAGGTTGTTACGTAAGATTGATTAAAAGTTGTCTTGTTTGTCCCTACTTCAAGATGAATTAAATAGCAAATTATCCTATCGTGTCCTGTATGAGTAAGTGTTTGCCTTTGGGACAGTTTGCGTCACATTAAGCGAACGTGAATCTTATCCTCTATATTTTTAATGGACAAATGAAGATTCTCAATTAAATTGATCACATTTCACAATAAAATGGGAGCACATTTAATGCGTCACGTACAAGTtcaaatagaaagaaaatatatacttttttacCAAATGTCTTGGCACGGCATTCCTCTCCTAGGTGCTCGGAGAGGTTGTGAGAGCATGGTGGACTACTGGATGGGCTTCGGCACCCAGTCTCTGATGCTCTGAAGGGCTGTACATCGGTTAGACGCACAGTGGGTTTGAACTGTTAAAATAGAAACAGAACCATTTTATCTATCTGTAACACCGCCCCCTTTAAAAGATGGAAAATAATAAGCTGAAAACAGCATTTATCCTGCAAGGATCTTTATTAACAAacttgcccctccccctcccttcggTCCAGCCCACTTTTCGTCCCCAAGGAACAGTTGtgttaacaaaaaaataaatcattcttATTTAGTAGCAAAGCTACGTTAAAAGTTCCCACTATTTCAATTTTTACCCATTTGCATGTTTCTCCCAAACTTACTGGGGAATCTGTTGGCAGGGGTGGCAgagagtgtggggggggggtgttcagaCGGTAGCAGACGAATAGGGGCAATCAATTATGAACGATACACTGTAGCACAGGATCATTATCTTATCAGAACCTTTTTTATACCCACTGTGCGTCCCCAGTGAAACAAGTATGTTTTACAATACAGAAATAACTTGTcatgatatcatatttttacacaattttttgTGGGATTTTTTTACCTTCACGCTCATATAAACATCGTCATATTGTTCCCAAATCATCTATCCATTGATTAATATTTACATAGAGCCTCTTGTAGGACTGACGAATCACCCGCTATAGGAGAAAATGCTAACATTATCTGCACATATACATGAACAGAAGAAGCGTAATAAATTTAATGTTACCCAGGTTCAGCTGCTAAATATTGCTGtaacttttcaaaagtactttcacGGAGATTCTTTACCTAGAGCTCCAATTAAGCTCAGACATCGAAGAGTTATGATTGCAATACGTCTCAGAAAGAGGAATAttgtttgagggggggggggggggttgaccaTTAGCTGATTGCCTAGCATATTTAGGGCCTATGTTTATATGAAAAATGAGGGTGAacgaaatatataattatattccaAAAATATAAGGTCATAGAGCGATAAAATGACGACAAACATTTGTACCGATAACTTGTCCAAACAAAGCATTGAAACACATTATGATATCATTTCATCAGTCCTGATTGAGtaaaaccaacaacaacaaaaaacattttactacacaaaaatcattattttcaacaatttgcACTGGGTACTACGAGATAAAAGGGCAACTTCATATGAGTATCATGTTGGCAATTTCAGTTAACTTCTACATGTACAATATTGATATCAAACATTGAAATACAAGCACTGTGGATTGAAAATGGCTCCGCGTTTTCCTAGCTGGGAGTTTAGTTTAGAAGCTATAAAtgctgtatgtgtgtgtatgtgtgcgtatgtatgtgtgtatgttggCAATTGACTTGATTGAGAATTTGAGAACCCACTTAGCCGGGGTCGTgtttggagaggggggggggcagaggatGGCAGACGAATAGGGATTTCAGTGTGGGACAGTTAGCTATGAATGACTTCACTACAGCAAACGATCATTATAGTTTATGAAGGACGATCTCGATACAGAGTTGTTACTGCATTTACAGCTGTACAGGTAAACGCAAACCCATAGATGGTATAGACTTGTTTTGAAGTGCAATACATAATGTCGTTTTGTCGGGGATAAATAGTACCACTGCAAAACAGATGTatccccctaccccacccttcCACCTCCCCAGTTCAGGGTTTAACTtgtattaatatgaatatcaaaCGTACGTTCTTACTGATGTTGTAATGTTGAGTTCCATGTCGCTCTGTGGTTACAGCTGATCTGTTTACAGCTAATATATTATGATGGTTTAACTCACCAGTGCTCGGCGTTTTCGGCCAATCCACCGTTTAAAGTTGGCATATCGTCCGCTTGGGGCGGATGGATTCACTGATGCGAAGTGGACTTTCGAAGAAACACAACCCATTTTGATGAATAGCCTGTAGCTTTAAAGACACAGCGAGGAACGGAGTCAAGCGATAGCATAGCACAGCAATGTGTTGACAATGTTTTTCTACCTTAACCCAGCGGATCAGTTCATTATTATGACGTCGGCGCTTATTTGAATAGATGCGTAAATCACGCGTACGCGCGTATAGTTACAACAGAACTTCAACGTGTTGGTGCGTGTATTTGTGGGTAGACGACCATGTATCTATGCATATTCGTGAAAATTATAACCTTAGTAATGGTAACCGAGATAAAGTACTACTCCACACACAGAAAGTGTTGGTCAATGATTCCTAATACACAGTCACATACCGTTATCTAACGGAGTGACACAGCGGGTAGTGACGTCACGACTGGGATACATGCATCTCTATACATCAGTAGCGTATAGCCTATAGCCAATGTACTCTCAATAacgatatcatatcatattgtaTGTGTATCAGTGTCTGTATACACTATGTTTGATTACAGGCGGCGTTTTAAGAGAGTTCGTCACTAACATACTGGACATTAATATCCTATGCAACTCATCAACAGCAAACTGAATAAGCAAGAGGTATATAAAGAAATTCTGAAATTTGATATTATTGATTAAGAAGTCTCTCCCAGTTTAAGAACATACAATGCTTCTTCATCCTGATCCAATCcaacccctcctccacccctccctctaCGAAAATACGATCAGAGAAGTAAGAAACTTTGTTGACTTAACTCATTTTAGactggtgctgtggccgattggataaaggcggtggcatttgaagcaatgaggcttaccaatcgggaggttcgattcccggccgggtcatagtaaggcgggtttttcatccaagagcaatgtacggttttcccatctgaaatgactttctaaattgaaaagattccaaatttgagttaaaatgttgcattggaagccacccgacgtgtaagttatAATCCATTAGCCCTTGCGTGtctctcccacatttgtggtcgcttaagcgtcgtaaaaataactgctgattattattattattatgatcatttttaatacaaagaaataaatatgacCCTCCCTGAGAAGAAACAAAGAgagaatataatatataaaaatctAGATGTTTGCGATATCTCTATCCAAACGGCATAATATCGGAAGTCACACAGCTGTTGCTACAAAACGTACAATAATGTACATAATTTATGAACAATCTCTTCACATGAAGAAAATCTGGCAATATTGGTAATTTACATTTATACGGTAAAATCTCATTTTGCATGTGGTCATTAATATCACTTTCAAACAATGTGACAGTGTGAAGAGTAACGTAgtaaatatatgcaaaatagTTTCGCTCACAGCAAAAGAGTAAGTTATTGAAAATATCTTTTATCTTAATGATAGCAGAGAATCATACTTGTTAGATAATAATTTTGCCAATGTACAAACatgtgaaaataattttctgcTAGAAAAACaatgtgtcatatatatatctaattgacaccgtagtgagttggaaaatccagaacagtgaaaaaacttccagcttccaccgcgattcgaacccgggcctcccgctttatatgcggataccctaaccactaggatatggacgctgattgtacgtccagaggttcgaatccggtaaggaagatcttaattccactgtagaggtttgtcacctgtatcgaacaatagtattctgttttggtgacatatttgccttaccctagagatcaaacatgatgctaaccaactcgaaatcatttgtgattcctaaagccggatctcgcaAGAGATACCTGGGacagactttgttaatgaaatgaaggtaaacgacaaaggcaaatgaatatatgtatataattgaaatcgtagtgagctggaaaatccagaacagtgaaaaaccttccatatatatatacttatactaCTTAATACTGAACAAtaccaaacaatacacaaaaaCTGCTGGGTACATGACGTCATCTATGTCCACTAATATTCCAACAATCCAGGTCTCGTCTACACTTCCGGTCTTTCAAATAGAGGgtcaaagaaaataattaacatGTATTAAAGGAAGAGGGGCGCTCATTTTCAAAGAACTCAAGACTGAAATTCTGTCTTAAGTCAACCCGTGAAAACTTTAGACCAAGTTGGCTTTCTTTAATAGCGTCATCATTCATCACAAGCGGAGCCTTTTGACAAAGTTAGGGTTCTTTAATAGCGCCACCATTTACAACTAGTTGTCTTCTCTCCTTTTTTGTGCCAAAGGTAatgcaccacaattagagtagtgttcatccgctcgaaaggttaaccattgtcagagaaagaggtaaaagtacctaaggTAAAGCTTGTTTAAACATGTAATCAGTTACTATCAtcgtttgttctgcctttatatgaaagagcataatttaaagtacagatggtgtgaaaatataGGGAGGATCGatggtgatataaaccattttgtaaaatcttttgataaatgttgatattactccgagcgagcagatggaagggtgggagttcagtatgctaaacttgctcatcttctagctcaaaatctaaacggtcatgatatggaagtttgtgagtgccatgataggccaagatctcagctatcatgtggtgggtaggttATGCCATTTGAAAACTTCTCTCTATGCTttgaagaaagacaacagctgaatggAAGACTTAAGATACAGAGGAGGACAGACAAcaattgaaaaatacattgaaggcaacagaggaggaaGAACAACAGCTGGGATGGAAGACTAAATAAAACAGGGGAGGTAAGACAGTTattcaaagatacattgaaggcaacaaAGGATTGTTACGGATAGCTTCCGGGGTCCATCAGTATGTGCAAGGATGCAGCTTTCTGATTGCTATACGGTTCTCTTAATTACGGTTTGATGTCAGTGGTTCCACTACCGCTTTCTACGGGCAGTTACGTATTCCGTACGGGTTATTACGGCATGGTACGGTACTATCAAAGGGACCTTCCACCCGATGTAGCCATTCATTCCACACCTTGCTTCATACATTGAAGGACCTCTGGAAAACTCGCCAGAAGTAGATGCAGATCTGGATCCAGGCCTTGATTCATCGTTGCATCCAGCCTCTGATGACTCTGTAGCGGCTAATATTGGCTCTTCCTCTCCCTCGTGGTGACCTCTTCTTGTATGGTATGATGAACTGCTGTGACGTAGAGATGTGCTCTGATCAATGGAGAAAGGCAGAATGATTGAATAGTTGAACAAGCCTCACTACTTGATACAAGCATCGGGTGCCTCGATTCGTATGGCAACCCGTACCAAGCCGTATCAACCCATCACAACACGTTTCGACCCATAtcaagttaataataataataataataaattacacttaTAAAGCGattaatacagcgtttcaaagcgctttacaaagtaggaaagagacaaaggaaaccaagggggaaaaaaaactagGTATCGaatagaaatgttttaagttgtctcttgaaaatacaaatgTAGGGAGAGTCACGAATGTTAAATAGGAAATCGCCATAACGAGTGCGGGTACGTGGACCAGGAGTTAATTGCAAATGCGCATGATTGGAAGAGTGAAGCGTAACTGTAGTTGACCTATACGCAAAGGAGTAATAAGGTCAGTGATATATTGAGGAGCAAGCCCGTTGATCGCTTGTAGGTGAGAAGTATGATCTTAAACTGGACGCGCTGCGAGATGGGAAGCCAATGCAATGAACTGAGTACAGGGGTGAGGTTATCAAACTTTTTAGTGAGTCAGACTAGGCGCGCAGCAGCGTTCTGAATTCTCTGAAGGGGAGCTATATGAGAAACTGGCAAATTCACATACAAACTGTTGCAGTAATCCAAATAGGAGGAAACAGAAGCGTGAACCAGTCGTTCAGTTGAGCCTTGATCTAGATACCTCCTGAGTTTACCAATTTTGTAAATACCATACGCAGCTGAACGACAAGTGTTCTGAATATGTTTT encodes:
- the LOC139964497 gene encoding uncharacterized protein — translated: MGCVSSKVHFASVNPSAPSGRYANFKRWIGRKRRALFKPTVRLTDVQPFRASETGCRSPSSSPPCSHNLSEHLGEECRAKTFAPETGNAQCATRIIHRGHHETPVDQDCACANNSRGLARTSCNHHRDNIQLLRDIMTLSGNAVGEEDAEHLLDQIKTQVERMLPSKLEKRKDKEAGGEMDLEGILKIHGITPVPSTPAPIPLSGTNSRFQEMKGVCREIFQEDEEPDNEEWQEEVIDIDGTAEMSEEEMEEGEEPKYANSTEELEATINAIFKRWNLSMPDDQGEFAKIDETIRSSISRAASARPKTAGIRSVTPQVLEPPTATEAATKPSQEKLERPRAARWPRTPSTKCGPENEGPSSFNKF